Proteins found in one Anoplolepis gracilipes chromosome 7, ASM4749672v1, whole genome shotgun sequence genomic segment:
- the LOC140667656 gene encoding uncharacterized protein, producing MIKCARIPRIIIICGFVMMFVSFILLFILPCFGITMRYITNVTDPGKPLPLQTYYPYDTDMSPYFELTFLAQGVTLMVSAIGYSAIDSLFGLLVFHVCGQLENLKSQLMDKKVSNFDRVLADAVTEHVRLIRCVKVIESTFTLMLLGLFLYFGILFSLYGFLLVTVITNGLHLSLVRLLYLIIVVTNIFGHMCLYCTVGEFLITRCEGVYRAACDYRLYKLEPKQARNLILLMLYTSKPLYVTVGKIFPLTMDTFCSSGKNSSSHVLVFDMDISRSLGYRDFVWAIELHRFGLELIGLWPKTEEATANKSHGSNIRVSLVFTVILVSGVPFIWALVRVWGDMILMIDNLRITLPLIVVSMKYVIMRWKRTVLLSIVNMMAEDWTALKLAAERDVMIRRARIARFFIIFGYIIMVLAFIMLIVFPCFGIYIRHLTNLTDRNKPLPLQTYYFYDTDQSPLFELTFLVQALTLSLAAIVYTSVDAFLGLIILHICGQLENFRRRMVNLVSCKDFNHALSNGVLVHLRLIRFAENIENTFTLMMFGLLLYFGIVFCLCGFLLLTVVTDKKISNAGLPQVCYMAVAALILLSHTFLYCGAGELIAQQCNAVYHAICDLEWYKLEPKKARTLIILMLRTNEPFRFTAGKIIPLTMTTFCSLLKTSASYISFLLAKRS from the exons ATGATAAAATGCGCTCGGATTCCTCGTATAATCATAATTTGCGGATTCGTCATGATGTTCGTTTCATTTATCCTGCTGTTTATTCTGCCGTGTTTCGGGATCACCATGAGATACATCACAAACGTGACCGATCCAGGCAAACCATTGCCTCTGCAGACATATTACCCATATGACACCGATATGAGCCCGTACTTTGAGCTCACGTTTCTCGCGCAGGGTGTCACTCTTATGGTGTCCGCCATAGGTTACAGCGCGATCGACAGTCTCTTTGGGTTGCTGGTCTTTCATGTCTGCGGTCAGCTGGAGAATCTCAAAAGCCAATTGATGGACAAGAAGGTTTCGAATTTTGATCGTGTCCTGGCGGATGCCGTAACGGAACATGTACGCCTTATCAG atgtgTTAAAGTCATCGAAAGTACGTTTACTTTGATGCTTCTTGGATTATTCCTCTATTTCGGTATATTATTTAGTCTCTATGGATTCTTACTAGTTACC GTCATTACCAATGGACTTCATTTGTCTCTCGTAAGATTGTTGTATCTTATAATAGtcgttacaaatatttttgggCATATGTGTTTGTACTGTACAGTTGGAGAATTTCTAATAACGcgg TGCGAAGGTGTTTATCGTGCTGCGTGTGATTATCGTTTGTACAAATTGGAACCAAAGCAAGCgagaaatctaattttattaatgctttACACAAGTAAACCACTTTACGTAACAGTCGGAAAGATCTTTCCTCTAACGATGGATACCTTTTGCAGC AGTGGGAAGAATTCCTCTTCTCACGTGTTAGTCTTCGACATGGACATTTCAAGATCTTTAGGATATAGAG atTTTGTGTGGGCAATTGAACTACATCGCTTTGGTTTGGAACTGATCGGTTTATGGCCTAAGACCGAAGAAGCAACAGCGAATAAAAGTCATGGGTCTAACATTCGAGTGAGTCTCGTCTTTACCGTGATACTAGTCTCTGGTGTTCCCTTTATATGGGCGCTTGTGCGAGTTTGGGGCGATATGATCCTTATGATAGACAATTTGCGAATTACATTACCTCTCATAGTGGTTTCGatgaaatatgttattatgCGATGGAAACGAACAG ttttattatcCATTGTAAACATGATGGCGGAAGACTGGACAGCGTTAAAGTTAGCCGCGGAGAGGGACGTGATGATAAGACGAGCGCGAATCGCACGATTTTTCATAATCTTTGGATACATTATAATGGTACTGGCATTTATCATGCTAATCGTTTTTCCCTGTTTTGGCATATATATCAGGCATTTAACGAATCTTACGGATCGGAACAAACCGTTACCGCTTCAGACGTATTACTTCTACGACACAGATCAGAGCCCGCTATTTGAGTTGACATTTCTTGTTCAAGCCTTAACGCTCTCCCTGGCAGCTATAGTTTACACGTCGGTAGATGCTTTCTTGGGACTCATAATTCTTCATATCTGCGGCCAGTTGGAGAACTTCCGGCGCCGAATGGTCAATTTGGTCTCGTGCAAAGATTTCAACCATGCTCTGAGTAACGGTGTGCTGGTTCATTTACGACTCATCAG GTTtgctgaaaatattgaaaatacgtTTACTTTAATGATGTTCGGATTATTACTCTATTTTGGTATTGTATTTTGTCTATGTGgattcttattattaact GTGGTCACTGACAAAAAGATAAGTAATGCGGGTCTTCCACAAGTATGTTACATGGCAGTTGCTGCTCTCATTTTATTATCGCATACGTTTCTCTACTGTGGTGCCGGAGAGCTTATAGCACAGCAA TGTAATGCAGTATATCATGCAATATGTGATCTTGAATGGTACAAATTGGAGCCGAAAAAAGCGAGGactcttattatattaatgctaCGAACCAACGAACCTTTCCGTTTCACTGCGGGAAAAATTATACCATTAACGATGACCACCTTTTGCAGC TTATTGAAAACATCAGCTAGCtatatatcgtttttattGGCGAAGCGGAGTTGA